ctaaaaacacaaaaattcatatttttaaagctagtacatctctaataaaaaaaaaaaacttggtaaagacagcataaaaaagaacaaaaataaacaattccaAGTTGGAATGCAAATGCAATAATTCTAAATGAAATGTTggtaaataaaacacaacatgTAGCAGGTAGGATTAATTCCAGAAATTAAGGTTTGGTTCAACATCAAATACCAACCATTTTAATTCATTACATCcacaaattaaaggaaaaagatcataaaattttaagaatagataatgaaaatacatttgataaacccAGGAGCCATTTCTGATAATAACACtatgtaaaaaaggaaaagaagaaactcCTAAACAAGTTAATAATCAACAGCAAATCAATAACCAACAGCAAATATAATACTAATATGAAATActacaaagatttttttgaaaattaaaaataggtgaAGTATGTCTGTATCATTATACAACACTATTCCGGAGAATCCAGCTAAAgtaatataatcaatataaacattagaagaaataaaataatttttatatacatgtaaaatGATTGTATACCTAGAGtccaaaatattctatttttaaacccACTGTAATTTagaagattaaataaattcattgaataaaagataaaaatataaaaatctataggTTGCTTTTATTGCCCAAAATAACAAGCTATAAATGAGGAGGAAAATGTACCCAATTCAAAATGTGACAActgtaaaaatactaaaaaataagatCAATTTCATATGATAGACCTATATgaagaatattaagaaataagAGCCAAAGAATTCAATGATATTTCAAAACACTTCGGTgttaagaattaatattattgtaATACTCCAAAGAGAAACATagaaatttaatgcaattttaattgAGACAGAATTTGTTAATGTCAAAAAAGTGCTTATAATTTTCATATGAAAGAGTTAATGTGGAGGACAAATtacaatggaagaaaaaaaataataatgaaggaGGACTCGCTTTACCAGATTCTAAAACTACTTTATGGCCAGTCAGTATATTACAAATCATGTAATACTGgctcagaaaattgaaaatgggtgtttttttttaaataaattgtataattGGACATCCAATGTGAATGAAATGTATACTTGGATCTCTATCTTATACcatataccaaaataaatttcagatgaCTCAAACATTtaaactttaataataataaaataattatgaaatgtaGGTGAATGACTTAGGATGGTGATATCCATCTGGAAAATAACAGGAAATGAAAGTTATAAAAGAGACAATCATCTACCTAAttttttacaattataaaataaaagacataaccaataaaatcaagattatataatagaaaaatcatAACACATAAGCTACAAATTATTAAATGCACTTAacaaatttttaaggaaaagatcaacaattcaatagataaatgaagaaaggatAATAACTGtcaaatcacaaaagaaaaacactcaAATAGAAAGAGAAATCCTCTTTGAAGTCAGGTAAAAGGCAGTCACAGTGAAAAGCAATATCATATAATTTTTCacctttcagatttttaaatcttaaaaagtgATGCTGCAGAGGATGCTGAAAATAGGCACTTTCATTTTGAATGATAAtcctaatttcttaaaataaaacatatgactTGTTAGCATTTCTGAGAATCCAACCTATAGAAATAAAACACTTTGTGTTTTGGTAGTGTTATGttggtgaaaaaggaaataactgaATATCAGTAACAAAAAGGTTGAATACTTTTTGGTACATCTACATGTATTGAATATGCAACTATTAGAGTGAGGGTGAGAgcatgagggagggagggaggaagggagggagggagagggagagagagagagagagagagagagagagagagagattgactgTAGCTACTGGTCAGCCAGGATGTCATCTATGTCAAGTGAgaaaagcaattagagaaaataatatgGCTTCCCATTTTAACAGAAAATACTATGAAAAActtcatgaagaagaagaaaatatggaaggATGTAGGACAGACTCTCAACCTGTGGGAAGAAAGtagaaaggttaaaaataatgAGGGAGAAGGATATGGGGTAGGGTTAATctacttttacattaaaaatacagaCACTTTAATATTCTACTAGCACCCAATTTATAAGTTCCATTAAAGAACAAAGCAATATCAAAATTACCACAGTATACTTGGGGCAAAACTGTGGAATTAGTCAATGTAAGAGTTGGAGGCACAATAAGATTTACTTACTTTCCTGAATTTCTGATGCCAAAACTGTTCTCAAAGTTCAcaattatgaaaatacaaaatattttaagtaatagtTCCCCAACTATTACAAAGAGCACAATGAACTTACGGGGTTTTCACCAAACCATAGACATAAATGTGAATATCATCATCAAACTTAATGAAGTAGACAGAGGGCTTGGCCACCACTTGATGGATGAAAATGCCAGTTCTCTTGGACCCGTCATCTTTGGCATGCTCCACCTGCTTGCCCACCAGGCTGTCGACCACCTCTCCAGGCTCCCGTTCTGCCATAGGGAAATAGTAGTTGGAATCTGGAATGATGCGCAGGTCACCATCTCTGTAGTCATCCAGCAGGGTGTACATATAGAGGACTGGATCTTTCTCATACGTTATATAAAACCAAGTATCCATCACTGGGGCTCGTGCCAGCACCATACCCTTCCATTCATCTTTCCTACCGTGCTCGCCTTCAAACACATGCCCCACTGCCTTCCCAATCAAGGAATCTGCCAGGCGAGAATCAATTCGAGGAGTTGGTACTCTCTCAGGAAGAATCTCTAGCGCTAGAACTCTTTTATCTCGGTGCAGTTCTAGTCCATACACACTATCTTTGCCATCATATTTAATGATGTAAAGTGTGGGCTTCACAGAAACCTGCTCGAGCACAGTGCCTTTCCACTGCTCCACTGGCTCATTGCCTTCTTTCCAGCCGTGTTGAATGCGGCAGCCCACGATGTTCCTACGAGTGAGGAAAGTGGGCTTGCGCCGCTGCTTCCTGTGGGTGTGCCTTTTCTTCATCAGGTATGCGGACACGCCATCTACTCCCGTGGGAGGCATGGTCGGAGGAGACATGGTTCAGGGCTTAGGAGGACTTAGACAGAATTGCCCCTTGCTTGATTAAGCGGACAAAAAGTTAATACTAtccaataagaattttttttttctgcgaTCTCAGAAAGGGGTCCTCCCTTCTCCTAGATCAAAGATCTCACCAGAGCTTGGCAGAAACGCTCTAACTCTTCACTGTGGGCACAAGGACAGTGTGTGCCTCTCGACAGTGCTTTCTTCTGCCGTCCGGGAGGGGTGACTGCAGCAGCGGTGGCTGGAAAGAGATGGCGGGTACGACTGTGCTGTCCGCGCCTGGCGCCCGCCCCAACCTCCACCCCCAGGTCCCGGAATCGGCCACTTAGCTGTTGTTGTAGTTGAAGCTGAGGTTGCAGTACCGCGACACCGAAGGAGACCGCGGGAAAGGAAGGCAAAAGATAAAGGGATGGCTGCAGCAGTAAAAGTGCAGGCGGCGGCACGTCTCTGAGGAGTCCGCGCGGCCTGGCCTTCACAGTCCTAGTTGGCTTGGCCCAGCCGTGGAACCGCGGTTTTTGCAGCTTCAAGAGCCCGCCCCCTCTGAGCCCGCCTGTACCTCGGTCCCGCCCTCTGCCTTCTCGCCTTCCGCTTCGCGGGCAGCAGTGGGGCGGGTCAGCGCGCGCGCCCGCGTTCAGTCTACACTGACACAGgctttctcctttatttcctcTCGCGCCCCCCGACTGTTTACTTCAAACCCCAGCCAGACAGGcaggctcccctcccccatttgAGCTGCCTGCTGCCCAACAGCTTTCTCCACAGCGGCTTCATCTGCTCCTGTCTTACAGGAATTTCTCACAAACATTtcgaaatatatacatatattcaaaacacacacacacacacacacacacacacacagagagagagagagagagagagagagagagagagagagagagagagagagagagtttgcaCAAATGTACATACAAGCTagttttctttcagtttgaagaatTACAGATCAGAGAAAATAAAGCCTGTGAACGGTCCTCCATCTTGATTCAAACTCTCCTTTATATTTTGTACCTGAATATTCCTGGTaatgattatttaataattattttattttccgaGTGTAAGGAGGTACACCGACGttgtggaagatttttaaaaatatagtgaaataaaatatgaaactaacCTTAACCTTGGTATCTAAACAGTAAAATATTAACCACGTTGATTTATCTCTTGGTAATAAACATGTGGGGAGCATATGTCATACTTTTATATCTTACTTTTGTcatttatatcattaaaattttctgGTTATTTTCTATAGTTATGAAAACATGATTTTGATCCagactatttattttaatattcatttaatggCCCATTATTAATTCAAAATGCCCTATGATACAAGAATAAGTAATAAAACTATTTATCTTCATATATGGGGTTTATTTAGCTTATCTAAATCATGTCTTTAgggaatattttaaagacatggtttctatatatgaaataagatcaatatttggaaaaacaaaatattaaaactaaattgTGGCCTCAATTTAGTAAAAAGAgaagatggtgtgtgtgtgtttacatttaCTAGTATTGTAATTTTGAAAGCACTGCATAGTTATATGGAAAAtctaagagaaaacaaaatatccaTAATCTCACTTGCCTCAAGTCACAGGACTGCTAAGAAGTTTAAATTTGAATATCTGTAGAACTTTAACCATTACATTTAACCATTACATTCCACttacaaaaagacaataaaacctGGAGTGTCTAGACTGTCATTCTCATTCTTCCACTCATCCCTTGTGAGAAGAAAAGGCCTCATAtctttatctggaaaaaaaataataataattcacctGGAATGAAGGAAATCAGTTGAGAGAGAGCTGTGAGGTGGCATTATTGGCTGCCTCCACATTACATTACTGTCCAAGTGAGTGGCAAAAATCTTAGATCTCATACTTTTTAAGAATTTGTGAGCATTCTCCTTTTGTGCTTCCAAGGACAAGGACTTTggatgtgagatttttttttcaatactatattacaaaaaaatagtGCTAAGAAACCAATAAAACTACATgcatgaaaaattatttctaaactcTTTAGAATGACAGtgatatattcacacatgtatacAACCTACATGTGCACACTCAAAGTCAAAAGGCAAGTATGTGTAAATATGTCATTATGTTCTACAAAAAGCCAAATCCCTCAAATTCCCTAGAGCAAGATACACCAAGCTCTTTTTGCTTAGAAGAACAGTTGACAGGTGAAAGAAGAAGACCACCCACAGGGCACACAAATGCAAGGCAAACAATTCCCTCAGTCCTCTTGGTTACATCCTTCAAAGGAATTCTTGCTAACAGCCCCACAGCCTAAGGAGACAAAAGAATGTCCaataccctttttaaaattatgactcTGATATTTAGATCATTGACTAACATTGTGGATTAAAAGACCTTATCACTCTGATATAAATGTTTACCTTCTATGTCTCCCACTAGACAATGACATTAACAAAGGTGTTTTTACTATATATCCCAGTACCTTTTACACAGACTTGACACTCAATAAATGTATGTTACATGAACATAAAAAGTGCTTTTAGGTGCCCTGCACCAATCTAAAGAAACCATCCTCAATGAAACAAGTAGTCTTACAAAAGCCTCTGAAGACTGATCCTGGCATCTCAGAACCCCCCACCCAGTAGCTTTATCCCCTTAAAACACCTAGATTACTTATTTTATGGATACATTAGACTACAGGTCTAAATTGTTTAGGAGAACATATTAAAACAAAGGGTATATGAGAAATGGGTCCTGACCAACCTGCAATATGTATATAGTAATACAATCCACATCAACAAGTAGGTGAGATAATTAAAttagataaatacaaataaatctcTAAGAATATGAACTAGTAATAATAAGGACTCAACAGTGCCCTAACTAGTCATTCCCTGAAACAAGCCCTTTTTTCTTACCAGCTCTCTCAAGAAGCAACCAGGCTCATGCCTTTGCTCTATTTTATATTCAAGTCATCATATTCAAGGCTTGAGTGTAAATCAAAACCAAGGCAGGATTTTGTACCTTATAGCCAATATCAAACCAGTCTTTGAATTGCTGGAATATTCCAAAAGTGTGACTTCTAGATAAATAAAGCATTATTGAAAATATACCTTGGAGATACATTGATAATTTGTACTAGAGGGTGGTGAAAATAGATATAAATGCTTTTAATTCCAATGTACAAACCAGATTTCAATACATGCTGTAAAACAGGTACAAACACATCACTGAGGACACAAATGagttcatgatttaaaaaaaaatagttgttgactaaccttcattttattcatattcatatgcggtgctgagaattgaacccagtgcctcacacatgcaaggcaagtgctctaccactgagccacaaccccagccccatgatttgTAATGTCTGCAAAATCAGCAGAGACAATTTGAAAAGGTAAAACAACAAAAGGAAGATATTTAGAGAGTTGTAGAGTAATGAAGTCTTTTTAGCCTAAGCAGAAATCAGCTAGAGGAAAGGTGCATAGGCATAGACATGGGATATATGACAATTGGTCAGGAACTTGTATCTGGAGCAGAGAATCTGTCATGCTAAGGAATCAGGAGTGTTTTCTGGTGGTTAACAAAGTTAGTCAACAGTCTCAAATTAGAGGAATTGATATCTAATGTACTGTTAGTGTAAGCATATGATATTCCAATTCCTCTAACAGTGTAACTTAGTCAAGATCAAGTAAAGAGGTGAGCTTATATTCCCCATGTGACAGAAGCAGGCACTGTTTTCATTCTCCTGGCAGCTTGATACCAGTGATGCCGAACAGAGAGCTGATCTTGTATCTTCCACCAGGCAGAAGCAACTGGTGCCCTGATTATTCTGCCCAGGTGATGTTAGTAAGGTCTAATGGTGAATTATTCCTTCACATTCATCTGGTGGTGTGAAATATTGTTACTGACTATTATGCTATAGCACCTCCCCACTATACCAACCTGATAGCAAAAAAAGGGCTAGTTGACTTACACTCTGGTTCCTTCTACCTCTAGTATCAGTGAAACACAAAGAGAAGCTGAGTTTTTGTCACCATCCACCGTCAATGAATCTGAAAGACAGAGAACAGTGGGACTCATGATATTCATCATTGGTCTCAGTGTGGTCAACTGTTTAGATACACCTCCATTCCCACTTCGATCTAACAATGTGGTATAAGTCAGTATTATACTTTCACCATGAAGGTGTGAGGAATTCTTCAAAGGAAGCTAAACTTTCATTCTACCCATGTGCCATGAAGAAATGTGAGTCACCACTCCATTTTTGCAAAGTTGATATCAGAGGTACCCATAATAAGccaaacatatatacacatatatatttctagttACAATAATGAAGGGAGTGTCTCTGATGATAAAATAAGGAGCTGAAATAGAATACAGAGTctcataatataatataaatatgaccATGATGCAATGAAAAATTGCATCATCATTCAAATAATAAGGAAAATCACAAATGAGACAATATGATCAATAGATgccataagtgaaataaatcatatGTTGGaatcttttttgtaccagggatggaacccaggatcacTTAACCATTAGGTCACATACGGacccccttttttaatattttacatagaGACAAGTTCTCttaattgcttagggtctcactgatttgctgaggctggctttgagctcaccaTCCTCCTTTCTCATCCTCATGAGCCCCTGGGATATATGTTGGAATTTTTTGTTAATGGAAACTAAAGAAGTCATCATTAAAAAAAGTACTCCTACATGCTATTTTTGATTATCTTagaataatgaagaaattaaaaatctcagtaaagaaataaaagaaagaaccaaGTGGAAACTTTACAAGTGaaacatgaaataatgaaaacaaagtgaaattttGTTTCTGGTAGGGAACAAGGTTAGTCAACTATTTAGTCATTCACTTTAGAAGtgaaatcaattttatatttctagttttatacTAGACATACCAAAAGATAGAATCAGTAAACATGAGGGCAAAATATTAGATTTACtctttgtgaaatagaaaaaaaatacagtcacataaaaatatgaacaatctCAGGGAACTGTGAGACAATACCAAAAAAGGAGCtaacattttcaattattttaaagggATGAAATCTTAGGTAAAGATCTAGCAAAATATGTACAGTATCTGTATCCTAACAAATACAAATGTTAAGGAACAAATTAAAGACAGCCTAAAGAAGTGGAGAGACATAGGGTGCTCAGGAATTAGAAGACTCAACATAATAAAGATGTCAGTTCCCTCCAAACTTATCTATAGGTTTAACACTATTTCTATTGAAAATATGGGTAAAACTTTTCATAGATATATGCAAAGTTcttacatttatatgaaaatgcaCAATAACTAGAATCATACAtgattttgaaagagaaatatatGGGTGAAAGAATCATTCAACCTGATGTTAAGGCTTACTGCATGGCTTCAGAAATCCAGGAAGTGCAGTGTTTGCAGACCAGTGGCCACATATAtcaaacagaagagaaaacccaAAAATGAGGTCACATAAATATATCCAACTGATTTTATGAAGTTCTGATGTAATTCAATGGTGGAAGTACAACACTTATGATAAATAATGCTTGAATAATTGAACACCATTGTGGGGGAAAAGTCCTAGACTTAAGGTGCATATgtaaaaagttaactcaaaatataaactggtttaaactataaaatataaagctataaaactttttattaaaattatagaagaaaaccTTCTGATGAAGTTATCTCATACTTGACACCCAAAGCAGAATCTTTAAAAGGAACAATGGACAAATTTGGTAAATTtaatctcaataaaattaaaaattttgttctgtgAAAAGCCCTTTAAAGAAAATGAGTACAAAAGCTAcagagggagaaaatatttataaatgaacaaaagcCTTTAACTCAAAAAACTctgaaatctcaaaataaaacagctaGGGGTACAATAAGAATATAACAAAAGACATGAACAAACTTTCACTGAGGATTCTAGAAAAATAGTAAATGAGCACATAAAGAGATAATTTGTTATTATAGACATATTGTTATTATAGACATATTGAGACATATCACTATATACTTattgtattagaaaaaaataggaaaatggagATAGATAATAGCAAATTCTGGCCACTATGCAGATAAACTGGTTTTCTCCTTCATTAGGGTAGGATACATGTCTTTTTGAAAACTTGTTGCAGCTTCTTACAAAAAAGTATACAGTACTATACATACTAACAATTATAACCTTGAGCATGTATActagaaatataaaaactaatgTACACATAAAACCCTGTACATGAAccatcataaaatattattcataacaAAATCTGGGAACAAACTACATGACCTAAATGTGAATGATCAAATAAACTGTAGCACATATACATCAGGGAATACTGCTcagcatttaaaatgaataaactatgCACAAATGCCGTGATTTAGATAAATCTGAAGGGGACTATCCTGACTTTTTAGAAAAGtgctaatttattttcttgtgttgtTGTAGTTGTTCCAGAATTGAGGTCAGGGGAATTAGAACACTTAGCCATGTTCCTGGCTcttcttatttagtttttaaaaatttgagaaaggatctgagttgctcagggaattgctaaattgctgaagctagtctTGAATTGGGATTCTCTtgtctcaccctcctgagttgccAGGACTATAGACATGCACCCCTGCACGTGGCAGAAAAGTACTAATTTTCTAAAGATGGCATACTATACTATTATATTTACTTAACATTcttaaattgacaaaattatagttttgagcattttttacagggaaaggaagtttttaattcctttgagaATATATTGACAACTGTGGATTTGTGTTCTTCAAGTTTTCAGATATACAACAATGACCACAAAACTAAATACAGTCTTAAAAACAAGTTTGAGAGATAACCACAGGATATATGATGATCTTGTAACTACAAATGGTTTCTTGCTCAGAGATGTTTCTTCATACTGATAAAGATTCTCAATGTATATTTTGAGagctttttaaaagaacttcttAAAGGTGAGACAGGAGAAAGTCTAAAGAATACTGtgggaaaatttgaaatatgaagaagaaaaataagaagttcaAGTATTCCAATTTTCAAGTTCCCAAAGAAGTAGCTGGATAAATAAtaaccagttttttaaaaaaatcctagtactacattttaattacattttgatCTAGGTGGAATTTTGCAGGTTGGCTTTGTTTCCTAACCACATTCATCAAGTAGGTTTT
This window of the Urocitellus parryii isolate mUroPar1 chromosome X, mUroPar1.hap1, whole genome shotgun sequence genome carries:
- the Spin4 gene encoding spindlin-4; the protein is MSPPTMPPTGVDGVSAYLMKKRHTHRKQRRKPTFLTRRNIVGCRIQHGWKEGNEPVEQWKGTVLEQVSVKPTLYIIKYDGKDSVYGLELHRDKRVLALEILPERVPTPRIDSRLADSLIGKAVGHVFEGEHGRKDEWKGMVLARAPVMDTWFYITYEKDPVLYMYTLLDDYRDGDLRIIPDSNYYFPMAEREPGEVVDSLVGKQVEHAKDDGSKRTGIFIHQVVAKPSVYFIKFDDDIHIYVYGLVKTP